GTCACCGTACCGCGGATACCGGGCAGATCTCGGCCCCGATCTCTCGATTCTAAGGTACAACAGGTGTTGTACTATCTTCAAAATTTATTATCTACCACCATATATCCATGAGTGTAACGGAACCCAAAATGACAGAGACCAACCCACTACACGACCGGAAACCAAAACCAGGCGAGCGTCTTCGACCGCGTGAACAGCATCCCACGGACAGATGGAACGATGTCTGAGCCGTCGGTCTTAGTCGCTGGCGAAGCGCTCATCGATTTTATTCCCGATACTCCAGGATCGCTGGCCGGGGTTGAAACGTTCCACCGGCGGGCTGGTGGTGCCCCCGCCAATGTCGCCGTCGGGCTCGCCCGGCTCAACGAAACGCCGTGGCTGTGTACGACGCTGTCGACCGATCCCTTTGGCGAGTTTCTGGCCGACCGGCTCGACGCCGAAGGGCTGCCCGAGCGGTTCGTCACGCGCGTCAAAAACGCGACGGCACTGGCATTCGTCAGCCACGGCGAGACGGGCGACCGGGAGTTTAGCTTCCATCGCGAGCGGACTGCCGACACCGTCCTGCAGACCGACGTGGTCGACACCGCGACGCTGGCGGCGGTCGACTGGCTGGTTGTCGGTGGCGTGACGCTGTCGGCCGAGCCGTCCCGTTCGGCGACCTTCGAGCTTGTCGAGCGAGCCCAAGAGGCGGGCTGTCGGATCGTCTTCGATCCCAACACCCGGCCGGAGCTGTGGGCCGAATCCGACGACATGACGCTGACGCTCGAACGAATGCTGCGGCGGACCGACGTGCTCAAAGCGACCCGCGAGGACTTCGAGCCGACCGCAATCGACGCCAGCAGCGACGGCTTCGCCGACCGACTGCTTGAAAAGGGTCCCGAGATCGTCCTGCTCACAGAAGGGACGGCGGGCGCACGGGCAGTCGCCGACGGCGACTCGGCGTGGGGGCAAGGCGAGTGGCATCATTCGGGCTACGAGATCGACGCCGTCGACACCACCGGCGCTGGCGATGCGTTTCTTGCGGGTGCGGTCGCGGCCCTCACAGAGGAGGCCGACCCGACCGAGACGCTCGCGTTCGCCAACGCCGTCGCCGCCCTTGCGACGACCGAGGGCGGGGCGATGGCCGCGCTGCCGGATCGGTCGGCCGTCGACCAGTTGATGGAGGATCGATGAGAGAAACGAGCGCCGACCGGGAGTGGACTCGGTGGAGCCGCGAAGCGGCCGACCGGATCGAGCGAACCGACGGGACGGTCGCACCTCCGGCCGGACTACCGGAGAGCGATCCGGCACCCGATCTCCACGTCTGGGATACATGGCCGCTCCGCACTCGGAGCGGCGAGATCGCCACCGTCGACGGCTGGCAGGTGCTGATCTCGCTGACGGCCCCGGCCGACGTGACGCCCGGCGAGCGCCACGACATCGCCGAACACCGGTATTTCGTCTCCCGCGACGGTCGGGAGTGGACCGACCGCGGCCCCGTCTTCGGCGACGACGCCCTCGGCACCCGGCAGTGGGCCGGGTCGGCGCTGTACGACGACGGCGAGCTGTATTTCTTTTATACGGCCGCGGGCGACGCCGACAGCGAGGACCTGACCTACACCCAGCGGCTCGCCGTGGGTTACGGCGGAACCCTTGAGACGGTCGACGGCGAGCTCACCATCGAAGGGCCATGGAGCCACGAGGTCCTCCTTGAGGCGGACGACGAGTGGTACGAGACACAGGCCCAGTCCGGCGAGATGACCTACACGTTCCGCGATCCGTGGTTCTTCGAGGACCCCGAGACCGGCCGGACACACCTCCTTTTCGAGTCGAACACGCCACCGGCGGCCGACGACTGCGGTGGTGACGCCGACCAGCAGGCGTTTAACGGGTGTGTCGGCCTCGCGGTCTCGCCGTCGGGCGATCCCCTCGACTGGGAGTTCCGCCCGCCGATCTTCGACAGCGTCTGTGTGAACCAGGAGATCGAACGCCCCCACGTCGTGGTCCATGAGGGTCGCTACTACCTATTCGTCTCCAGCCACGTCGACACCTTCGCGCCGGGGCTCTCGGGGTACGACGCCCTCTACGGGTTCGTTGCCGACTCGCTGGGCGGCGAGTATCGGCCGCTAAACGAGTCAGGACTGGTCGTGACGAACCCGGCGAGCGCACCGTTTCAGGCCTACTCGTGGCTGGCGGTCGACCACGGCGAGGAACTGCTCGTGAGTGGGTTTTGCAACTATCCCGAGTTCGACGGGGTCGCGATCGGCGAGCTCGCGGCGCTGTCGGGCGAGGAGCAACGTCAGCGTTTTGCGGGCACGTTGACCCCGACGCTCCGAGTGGCCGTCGACGGCGAGCAGACGCGGATTCAGGGAACGCTCGGCCATTGGGCGTTCCCGAGCGAGGGCGAGACGTTGCCGCCGGTCGACGACGGGTGGAGTCTTCCGGCAAAAGAACTCAACCCCGAGCCGGGGCTGACCCAGACGGCATCGCGGCGGGACGAGGGCCCCTTCTGGTAGGCGGGCGGCGACCACCAGACGACGGGCGACCACCACAACTCCTTTTGAAAACAGATATCGACCCCAAACGGATTTTTGTCCCTCGACCGAAGCGATGGTATGCGCTTCGGTATCATTTCGGACATTCACGGTAATCTGCCCGCCTTCGAGGCGGTGTGTGAGGCGATGGGTCCGGTCGACCGCCTGCTCTGTGCGGGCGATGTCGTGGGCTACAACCCGTGGCCCGCCGCCTGTATCGACCGGGTCCGGGAGTTGGGTGCGGTGACGGTGCGGGGCAACCACGACCGAGCAGTCGCCTTCGACGGCGGGCGGCGGTTCAACTCGATGGCGAAAGCCGGGGTCCGGCACGCCCGCGAAGAGTTGGGTGATGTCGACATGGAGTGGCTCCGATCGCTGCCGACCGAACAGTTCGTCGCCGACGGGCGGATTCACATGGTCCACGGCCACCCCGAGGATCCGGATCGATACACCTACTCGTCCGAGTTTTCGGCCTCGATGATCGGTGAAGGAGTGGAGATCGTTATGTTGGGTCACACGCATGTCCAAGAGTATCGGACGTTCGAGGGGGGTATCGTCTTGAATCCGGGAAGCGTCGGCCAGCCTCGGAACGGCGATCCAAAGGCGGCGTTTGCGGTGGTAGAACTCGATGAGAATGGAGACAGTCCGACAGTGATGGAACATCGCGTCGACTACGACATTGATCGAGTCATCGAGGCCGTCGAGGAAGCCGGACTCCCCAAACAGATCGGCACGCGGCTGCAGGCAGGAAAATAAAAGCAGACAGTTAGACGTGGTCTTGGACGATTTCGAGCGTGTCTTCGCGGTCGTCCCAGTCGACAAAGACGGCGACCGAGGTCGCGCTGGTGATGACGTCCTGAATGTTGATACCGGCGTCCGCAATCGGGGTGAGGACTTCCTGGATGACACCTGGCTGATTCGGGAGTTCGCCGCCAGTGACGCGGATGACTGCGATGCCGTCTTCGACAGTGACACTCGACAGCGTCGTGCCGCTGACGACCTCCTCGTGGAGGAGTGCCTCGGCCTTCTGGGCGAGGTCTTCGTTGGTGTAGAACGTGATCGAGTCCATCCCGCTTGCGACCGCATCGATATTGATGTCCGCGGCGCGGAGTGCTTGGGAGAGATCAGCCAAGATACCGGGGCTGTTGCGGATCGCCCGACCAGCGACCGTCAGACAGGCCAACTGCTGTTCCTGCATATCGATGAGGTTCTCGAACTGGCCTTCGATCTGGGTACCGCCGCTCAGCAGGTCACCGTGCTGGTAGTGGACGACTCGAACCCCGAGATGTTCGCCTTTGTAGGACAACGCACTTGGCGCGACAACCTCCGCACCCCTAAAGGAGAGATTTCGGAGTTCGTCGACCGAGATCCGACCCACGTTGCGGGCCCCTTCGACGACCCGTGGATCGCCGGTCATGACACCCTCGACGTCAGTGACGATGACGACTTCGTCGGCGTTCATGTAGTTACCGAGCATGACGGCGGTCGTATCCGAGCCACCGCGGCCGAGGGTCGTGATGTCACCCTCGATATTCTGTGCGAGAAAGCCCGTGATGACCGGAACGACGCCGTCGAGTTCGCCAGCGAGGTGTGCGGCGCGGCGTTTGGTTTCCTCGACGTCGACCTCGCCCAGATCGTTGGTGATGATCGGCCACTCGTCGCTGCCGGGTTCGAGGAACAGGGCGTCGACGCCGCGGGCGGTGAGTGCGGCTTTGAGCATGCGGACGCTGGTTCGCTCGCCCATCGAGACGATTTCGGCGCGGTCGGCGTCCGAGGCTTCGAAGTTGATCTCGTCGAGCAGTTCGTCGGTCGTCGAGCCCATCGCGCTGGCCACGACCGCGATCTGATGGCCCGCCTCAACGGCGGCGGCGATTGAGTCCGCAGCGCGGTTGATCCGGTCGCCGCTCCCCAAACTCGTTCCGCCGAACTTGGCGACGACTCTCATTAGACCGCCCTCCGGAATCGCGGTACGTCACTGAGACAGCCACATGTGAATCGCATGTCGTCGGTAAACATGGACGGTCCTAACATGGGGACCTGCATAACGTTGTTCACTTCTGGAAGGGTTGCAGAATCGAGATATTGAACCGGGAGTAAATAAGCAACGAAACAGTCGACCAAGGGGCAGCGGCCTCATCGTCGGTTTCGGTACTGATCAGGAGTCGCCCCAGCCGTCGGGGACTTCGATCACGTAGCGGCCGTCTTCGCGGAGCGAGATGATGTACTCGTCGCGGTCGTAGAGCTCCATCAGGTTCAGTTCGTACTGGCCGGGACTGACGATCCGAATGGACTCGAATTGGTCGTTGAGTTCCTTTCGGAGCTGATCAAGACTCGATCCGTCCTCGGCGGCCTCGGGACTGCTCTCGGCGGCTGGCTCCGTCCCGGCTGGCTGGGAGTCTGGAGTCGACTCCTCGTCGTCGGACTGTGGCCCCATCGAACCAGCAGCAGTTACCTCTTGGTCGGTAACGACATCCGACCGCGCCGTCGACTGAGCGGGGGCTTCGGTCGAAGAATCGAGGGGCTGATCGGCTGTCGCGTCGGTATCACTCTCGACCCCCTCGGTTTCGGGTGGAGATTGGGTCGACGAGGGTGAGTTGGTGGTTGGTGGGGTACTCGACGATGAGTCAGTGGTCGGTGGGGGACTCGTTGATTGGTCGGTGGCTGATTGGCTCTCGGTTTGGCCGGCGGGTTTGAACTGGAACTTGTTGCCGCCACAGTCAGGGCAGCCGGAAAGCATCTCTTTGGAGCCGTCGGGGAACGTATGCCCGCAGTTGGTACACTGGTGTGGCATAGAGAACTATTTCCGGGAGACCAGCGCGCTGATGAGCTGTTCGTCCTTGTGGAGCGTTTCGATCTGGTTGGCTGGCCCAATGACCGTGAGCTTCTTGGTCGACTCCCGGCCCATGAGTTTGTCCAAAAAGCTCTGGTCGGCGGCCTCGGCTCGTGGATAGCTCTCGATCTCGATGCCCGAGAAATCGTCGGGGCTGATCTCGGTCATCGTCACCTCGATGAGTTTTGATTCTTCATCGGGTGACAGTCCCTCTTCGAGGATAACGATGTTTCCCTCGCGGACCCCATCGAGAATCAGGCGGATCTTCTCCATGCTGCGGAGCCCGGCCATTCGGGAGCCGCTGATCAGGTCGATCTGGACACCACTGTCCGAATCGCTGGGTGTTGTTTCGGGCATTATGCGAAGTACTCCGCGATTTTGTCGTACACTTCGTCCATGTTGTTCCCCTCCAGTGCCGACAGCGGCACCGTCTCGTGGTCGGGGAACGCGTCGGCAACGCGCTGGACGTCCGAGTCTTCGAGATCGGTCTTGTTAGCGAAAATGAGGACGGGGAGTTCCCGGCTCTCGATGATCCCGATCAGCATGGTGTTGACCTGCGTGAAGGGATCGGTCGTCGAATCGAGGACGTAGATGACGCCGTCGACGTCCTCCCGGAGCCAGTGCATGGCCTCGGCGACACCCTCGGTGGCCTCTCGGGAGCGACGAATGGCGTCGTCTTTCTCCATGTCGTGGTCGAGGAACTCCTTGTAGTCGACTTTCGTGGTGACACCCGGTGTGTCGACGATGTCGATAGTGACCGATTTCCCGTTGCGCTCGATGTCGACGCCCTCCTTGCGTCGCGCCCGGCGCGTTTCGTGTGGAACGTGGCTTTCAGGCCCGATAGCGTCGCCAGTCCAGTCGCGTGCAATACGGTTCGCAAGAGTCGTCTTTCCGGCGTTTGGCGGTCCGTAGATGCCGATTCGCTTCGGCTCCTCGGTGGCAAACAGCCGGTCGGTGACCCGTGAAACGCTGTCTTTGAGACTTGTAATCAGACCCATCATGTGAGCTCCCGCACCCCCCGCGTCGCGCGTACAGAGGAGCGTATGCACCATCTTGACCACCGGGCACACTTAAGCACTGCGTCAGACACAGGGGAGGGTACCACGTTGTTACGGTGGCTACCGACTGTTTTTCGGCGGTTCAACGACTTTTATCGACTGGAATTGACTGTTGGCAAACGTCGACTGTCACGAAACACTGGCTACTGTACTGGACGGCAGCTAAATCGAACTAGCAGGTAAGTCATGGGTGGCAGTAGCAGGCAGGTCATGAATGGCAGGACCCGAATAGTCGGCGGTGAGAGGTGGACGGTTGGTCGACGGAACTGTTGGAGTCGAAGGAACTGAGTAGTGACGGAGTGGATGATGCGAATCGATTGGTCGGGCAAACATCGGTTGGAGTGGTCAGCCTGACGTGTCGCTTGATCTGGATGATAGCCAGCCGAGTCGGATGAGTCGGATGAGTGAGGGTACCCAGGAGCCGACACGATCAGACGGCCAAGCCCCCCACCCCTTCGTTTCGGGTGGAACCCTCCAACAGTGTGTCTACAGCGGAGCAAAACTGTCGACTAGAAAATTCCTAGACTAGTCTCTCTTTCATACAACAAACAAAAACAACTAGATAACAGTACTTAGTGCAGTACGGATTTGGTTTCTATGGAAAGGATATAAAGATTTCTCTCGACTACTAGTAGTTCTCGTACCCACCCCCACCCTCTCGTGGAGTTCCAGTGGAAACGAAGGGGTGGGGGGCTAGACAGTTCGTGTGGCCCAACCGACACAAACGAATCGACCCAACATACCAGTCAACCCAACACACCAGTCGACAGTTGGCAGTTACACTGACCGACTACTATCTTCATCCGTGTAGAAGACAACCGTTTTATCGTGTGGTTAGGTATCACACCTAATGGCAGATGATGTCGACCGAGTCTACTACGTCATCAGCGATCTCCACATCGGCGGCGACGAGCAGTTAGAGGAGGTCGACTTCCTCGATGAGCTACTCAGGTTTCTCAGGGAGTTGGAATCGACCGACGAGAAGGCCGAGCTCCTGATCAACGGTGACGCATTCGGTCTCTGGGAGTTCACCACTGCTGACGGAATCGCCAAGTTCGATATCCTCGAAGCAAGCTATCCCGAACTGTTCGACCAGCTCCGGTCGACCGGCCAGAACATCCAGATAACCCTCCTCCCGGGCAACCACGACCACGAACTCGCAGCCTACGATGCGTACGTCGACCGCCTTGCCGAGTACAACGTCGACCTCGTTCAGGACCAGTCGCTCGAACGCCGAGTCGGCGACCGCGTCATCCATTTCGAACATGGCCACCAGCAGGACCCCAATAACCGCATCGAAGACTGGGGCAACCCTCACGCCACACCGCTGGGCTACTACTACAACACCCTCATCACGAGCCGCGCGGGGAAGCTCTCCGACCGGGGGCGCTACAACTGGCTGAAAGACGTTCAGGCAGTCACACCCACCGAGCGGATGCCGGTGTGGCTCATCTCGAAATACTTCTACCGGGAGATGAACCCCGTCCTCCGCTACTCGCTTGTCCCCTTCCTCCTGCTGTTCAATATCAGCGCCATCCTCGCCCTCGTTGCGGGACTCGATCTCGTCGGCATCTGGTCGCTCCCGGTCGACCGAACAGCGGCGTTTCTCGCCCAGTTCGGCAGGGCTGGAGACGTCGCTTGGTTCCTGCTGTCGATCAATGTCATTGTTACCGGGCTGCTGTTGTTGGTTGGCATCCCACTCTACTTCATTCGGCGAGACGTGAGACAGACGATCAACCGGTTCGGCGTCTTCGAGACGGCGCTCACTGTCGACGCCGAGGCTCCATACGAAACGGCCGCCCGCGAGATCTTCGACGACAACCCCGACACCGCCATCTTCTGCTATGGCCACACTCACCGCCCCTCATTGCAGGGCGTCGACGGCGGCCTGCTGGTCAACACGGGAACGTGGCTCAAGCGACTCCACCGCCGCGACGGGATCATCGGCATCCTCCCGCCCGTGTTCTACCCGTCCTACCAACTGGCGACGGTCCGTATTGCAGCCGAACCCGAGGGGGTGGCCGTGGAGTTCGAGTCGATCCGAAAACCCAGCCCGGCGACCGAGGAACTCACGCTCACTGAGCGACTGTTCACTGTCGGCCGCGAGCCCGACGCCGATCTCCCCGACCGACGACTCGTCCCCGACCAGTCGACGGCCGATCCGGCGGCCACTTCCCCACCCACACCGTCAGCCGACCGGACCGATTAACAGCCGGCTGGATCGAAGGGAGAACGTTTTTGTATTCGCTCTTCCTCTGCTTCGTCTGCATCACCTGGATACAGTGTTGCCGCCCTTTCGGATGGAACTCCCCGCTTACGGTCCCCTCCGTTCGGTTTGGGCGGCACGCGCCACAGGTTCCACTTGAAACAGAGGGGGTAGTATGACGAAGGATAACACAGACTCGGAGACCGAGTCCGCCGACGACGCCACAGCAGACGATTCGACAGCCGCCAGAGACCGCTCTGCCACGTCGACGAATCTCGATTTCGATTCGATGTTCGAGGAGTCGAGCGATGAGAGCCAAGGGCTGTTCGATGACCTGTTGTCGAGCGAGCCGATCTTCGAGAACAAAGAGGTGCTCCGCCCCTCGTATACCCCCCACGAACTCCCACACCGAAACGACCAGATCAACCAGATGGCGACGATCCTCGTTTCGGCGCTCCGGGGCGATACGCCATCGAATATCCTTATTTACGGGAAAACGGGGACCGGAAAAACAGCCAGCGCGAAGTTCGTGAGCCAAGAACTCGAATCGACCTCCCAGAAGTACGACGTTCCCTGTGAGGTCGAGTATATCAACTGCGAGGTGACAGACACACAGTATCGTGTCCTCGCTCAACTCGCAAACAAATTCATCGAGAAAAACGAGGCCCGGATCGAGTCGAAAATCGAGACACTGAACGAGGTTCGCGAGCGGCTTCAGTCGACCGAGTCCGATGAGTTGATCGACGCGGCCGAGCCGACGGCTCCCAACGCTGACGACGCTGACGACGAGGAGATCAGGTCGCTGGCCGAGGAGTACGATTCGGTCGAGGCGGTCGACGCCGAAATCGAGTCACTGACTGCCGATCTCGACGAGATCGATCCCGTCCCGATGACGGGCTGGCCTACTGACCGGGTGTACTCCACGTTTTTCGACGCCGTCGACTACCACGAGCGGGTAGTCGTCATTATGCTCGACGAGATCGACAAACTCGTTGAGAAAAGCGGCGACGACACCCTCTACAATCTGTCGCGGATGAACTCCGAACTCACCAACTCTCGGATCTCCATCATGGGGATCTCGAACGACCTCAAATTCACTGACTTCCTCGATCCCCGTGTCAAATCCTCGCTTGGCGAAGAGGAGATCGTCTTTCCACCGTACGACGCCACCCAACTCCGGGATATCCTCCAACACCGTGCGGATGTCGCGTTTAAATCCGAAGCCCTGACCTCGGATGTCATCCCGCTGTGTGCGGCCTTTGCCGCACAGGAACACGGTGACGCTCGCCGCGCACTGGATCTGCTCCGGACTGCCGGCGAACTCGCCGAGCGGAGTCAGGCCGATCTGATCGAGGAGACTCATGTCCGGCAGGCCCAAGACAAGATCGAACTGGATCGGGTCGTCGAGGTCGTCCGCACCCTTCCGACCCAAAGCAAGATCGTCCTCTTTTCGATCATCCTCCTTGAAAAGAATGGGGTCCATAACATCAACACCGGCGAGGTGTTCAACATCTACAAGCGGCTCTGCGAGGAGATCGATGCCGACGTACTCACCCAGCGTCGTGTCACCGACCTCATCAGCGAACTCGACATGCTCGGCATCGTCAACGCGGTCGTCGTTTCGAAAGGTCGCTACGGGCGAACAAAGGAGATGAACCTCTCGGTCCCAATCGACGAGACCGAGGCCGTTCTCCTCTCGGACTCTCGGCTCGGCGACATCGATAACGTCCAGCCGTTCGTCCAGGCCCGGTTCGACAACGACTAATTTTCCCAGATCTGCCGTCGACCGATTGCGTACGCCGTACTGGCACCAACCGCGCTGATTCCTGCAGGGAAGAGCGGACCGAAACTCGCCGCCCCGGTCAGCGCAAGCCGGATGTAGCCGACGTGGGGAAGCCGAACTTGGGCAATACCGGTAACCCACTCCGGTCTGACGACTGGCGCGATACCGTTTGCCTGGTCGTACTGACTGTTGCTCGCGTTGTTGTCGCCTTTCGTAATGTACCCTGCGTGGGGGGCCGGACAGTGGGTGAGTTCGGCACAGTTATCCGCCGAGACGTACGCCGGATTCGCTCGGTCGTACCAGTTTTCGTTATCCTCGACGTAAAAGTGTGCGCGATGGATGATCGGTGGCCCGAACGAGCTCGGATCGTCGTAAACGACCACACTCCCGGGCTGATTGAACGATTCGTGTTCGCCATCGCTAACCGAGGCCGCCGTCACAACCCCTTTTCGGTCGGCCTCCTCGGCTGCAAACCGCCCTGGTTCGCTGACGACAATCAGATCATACTGGTTGATGTTCGGCTCCATACTCTCGCTTTCGACCGCAACCATCGGTGGCCAGACGCCGCTGATGCCGAACAACACCAGTCCGATCAGGAGGACGATACCGCCACTGATGAGTACCTCACGAAGTAACAATAGCGGTCCATCTCTGGCCGTTCGGAACCGTCTCCACAGCGATTCGGATTCTTGAGACGCGGTATGTGACTGAAAGTTCCCGGTTGCTTGCTGCTCGTCAGTGACTCTCTGGTCGTCGTCTCGGAGATGGTCGGTCGACTCGGCGCGGCCGTTCTCGGCGGATCGGTCGTCGATTTCGGCAGACGACTCTTGGGTGGATCCCTCGTTGGACTCTTGAGCGGGTTTCCCGCTGGAATCTTGAGCGGACTCCCCGCTGTCCTCGTCGCCCGGCGACCGACGATCCCCTGGACTCATTGTCCTCTCATTCGATAGGCCCGTGTTTGAACCTTCTGGGTAATTTCCCTGCTACGTCTTGTGATTTCGTCCACAGATACTCAGCTTCTGCCTGCGATAGTGACGGCTTACTCACAAGTACCGGCTGTTTATACGCTCTCTGCGGCTGTTATATTGTTCTTACTGTTCCACACCGTATCCTGTCACGAAACGTTACTCACTGCTTTCGGTTCGGGTCAGTGGTTCGGCATGCTTTTGACCGGAGCCATCTCACAACACTTTGTGCCACTGGAGACTCAGTCACGGATCGTCCGTGCGCTCGCCGAACGCGGTTACAATGCCGAGCGCGAGGCAGTGACGCTGCTGGCCGGAGCCGACGATCCGACGGCCGCACTGGCAGCAGTCGTCGATGCCACCGACGACGATGCGCTGCGTATCACCGCCGCCAGCGTTCGGGAAACGCTCAACTCCCCAACCCCCGATCCGGCAGCAGTCTCCACCGAATCACCGTCCTCAAACACCCCCGTTTCGACTCCAACAAAAAATCCTGAAAAATCAACGGAAGGAGCCGAACGTCCAGTCGAAACTGGGGGGTCTTCGACTGCGGTCGACACCGGTGCTACCGAGCCTCAGTCGAGCTCCGGCCAAGCGTCGACACGCTCCCCGGAGCCAGCCGAGATCACTGGCGATATCACCGGTCGGAGCACCGGAACCGGCGAGTACGGTCAGTTCGTCACCACGTTTAAAGATCGCTACGAGCGGCTTTCCAAACTCTTGGGCGGGCGAGTTAACCACCGCCCGGCCTCAGCAATTCAGGCGA
This sequence is a window from Halohasta litchfieldiae. Protein-coding genes within it:
- a CDS encoding carbohydrate kinase family protein codes for the protein MSEPSVLVAGEALIDFIPDTPGSLAGVETFHRRAGGAPANVAVGLARLNETPWLCTTLSTDPFGEFLADRLDAEGLPERFVTRVKNATALAFVSHGETGDREFSFHRERTADTVLQTDVVDTATLAAVDWLVVGGVTLSAEPSRSATFELVERAQEAGCRIVFDPNTRPELWAESDDMTLTLERMLRRTDVLKATREDFEPTAIDASSDGFADRLLEKGPEIVLLTEGTAGARAVADGDSAWGQGEWHHSGYEIDAVDTTGAGDAFLAGAVAALTEEADPTETLAFANAVAALATTEGGAMAALPDRSAVDQLMEDR
- a CDS encoding glycoside hydrolase family 68 protein; protein product: MRETSADREWTRWSREAADRIERTDGTVAPPAGLPESDPAPDLHVWDTWPLRTRSGEIATVDGWQVLISLTAPADVTPGERHDIAEHRYFVSRDGREWTDRGPVFGDDALGTRQWAGSALYDDGELYFFYTAAGDADSEDLTYTQRLAVGYGGTLETVDGELTIEGPWSHEVLLEADDEWYETQAQSGEMTYTFRDPWFFEDPETGRTHLLFESNTPPAADDCGGDADQQAFNGCVGLAVSPSGDPLDWEFRPPIFDSVCVNQEIERPHVVVHEGRYYLFVSSHVDTFAPGLSGYDALYGFVADSLGGEYRPLNESGLVVTNPASAPFQAYSWLAVDHGEELLVSGFCNYPEFDGVAIGELAALSGEEQRQRFAGTLTPTLRVAVDGEQTRIQGTLGHWAFPSEGETLPPVDDGWSLPAKELNPEPGLTQTASRRDEGPFW
- a CDS encoding metallophosphoesterase family protein, whose protein sequence is MRFGIISDIHGNLPAFEAVCEAMGPVDRLLCAGDVVGYNPWPAACIDRVRELGAVTVRGNHDRAVAFDGGRRFNSMAKAGVRHAREELGDVDMEWLRSLPTEQFVADGRIHMVHGHPEDPDRYTYSSEFSASMIGEGVEIVMLGHTHVQEYRTFEGGIVLNPGSVGQPRNGDPKAAFAVVELDENGDSPTVMEHRVDYDIDRVIEAVEEAGLPKQIGTRLQAGK
- a CDS encoding aspartate kinase encodes the protein MRVVAKFGGTSLGSGDRINRAADSIAAAVEAGHQIAVVASAMGSTTDELLDEINFEASDADRAEIVSMGERTSVRMLKAALTARGVDALFLEPGSDEWPIITNDLGEVDVEETKRRAAHLAGELDGVVPVITGFLAQNIEGDITTLGRGGSDTTAVMLGNYMNADEVVIVTDVEGVMTGDPRVVEGARNVGRISVDELRNLSFRGAEVVAPSALSYKGEHLGVRVVHYQHGDLLSGGTQIEGQFENLIDMQEQQLACLTVAGRAIRNSPGILADLSQALRAADINIDAVASGMDSITFYTNEDLAQKAEALLHEEVVSGTTLSSVTVEDGIAVIRVTGGELPNQPGVIQEVLTPIADAGINIQDVITSATSVAVFVDWDDREDTLEIVQDHV
- a CDS encoding Zn-ribbon domain-containing protein, which translates into the protein MPHQCTNCGHTFPDGSKEMLSGCPDCGGNKFQFKPAGQTESQSATDQSTSPPPTTDSSSSTPPTTNSPSSTQSPPETEGVESDTDATADQPLDSSTEAPAQSTARSDVVTDQEVTAAGSMGPQSDDEESTPDSQPAGTEPAAESSPEAAEDGSSLDQLRKELNDQFESIRIVSPGQYELNLMELYDRDEYIISLREDGRYVIEVPDGWGDS
- a CDS encoding DUF2073 domain-containing protein, whose protein sequence is MPETTPSDSDSGVQIDLISGSRMAGLRSMEKIRLILDGVREGNIVILEEGLSPDEESKLIEVTMTEISPDDFSGIEIESYPRAEAADQSFLDKLMGRESTKKLTVIGPANQIETLHKDEQLISALVSRK
- a CDS encoding Era-like GTP-binding protein is translated as MGLITSLKDSVSRVTDRLFATEEPKRIGIYGPPNAGKTTLANRIARDWTGDAIGPESHVPHETRRARRKEGVDIERNGKSVTIDIVDTPGVTTKVDYKEFLDHDMEKDDAIRRSREATEGVAEAMHWLREDVDGVIYVLDSTTDPFTQVNTMLIGIIESRELPVLIFANKTDLEDSDVQRVADAFPDHETVPLSALEGNNMDEVYDKIAEYFA
- a CDS encoding metallophosphoesterase, coding for MADDVDRVYYVISDLHIGGDEQLEEVDFLDELLRFLRELESTDEKAELLINGDAFGLWEFTTADGIAKFDILEASYPELFDQLRSTGQNIQITLLPGNHDHELAAYDAYVDRLAEYNVDLVQDQSLERRVGDRVIHFEHGHQQDPNNRIEDWGNPHATPLGYYYNTLITSRAGKLSDRGRYNWLKDVQAVTPTERMPVWLISKYFYREMNPVLRYSLVPFLLLFNISAILALVAGLDLVGIWSLPVDRTAAFLAQFGRAGDVAWFLLSINVIVTGLLLLVGIPLYFIRRDVRQTINRFGVFETALTVDAEAPYETAAREIFDDNPDTAIFCYGHTHRPSLQGVDGGLLVNTGTWLKRLHRRDGIIGILPPVFYPSYQLATVRIAAEPEGVAVEFESIRKPSPATEELTLTERLFTVGREPDADLPDRRLVPDQSTADPAATSPPTPSADRTD
- a CDS encoding Cdc6/Cdc18 family protein — protein: MTKDNTDSETESADDATADDSTAARDRSATSTNLDFDSMFEESSDESQGLFDDLLSSEPIFENKEVLRPSYTPHELPHRNDQINQMATILVSALRGDTPSNILIYGKTGTGKTASAKFVSQELESTSQKYDVPCEVEYINCEVTDTQYRVLAQLANKFIEKNEARIESKIETLNEVRERLQSTESDELIDAAEPTAPNADDADDEEIRSLAEEYDSVEAVDAEIESLTADLDEIDPVPMTGWPTDRVYSTFFDAVDYHERVVVIMLDEIDKLVEKSGDDTLYNLSRMNSELTNSRISIMGISNDLKFTDFLDPRVKSSLGEEEIVFPPYDATQLRDILQHRADVAFKSEALTSDVIPLCAAFAAQEHGDARRALDLLRTAGELAERSQADLIEETHVRQAQDKIELDRVVEVVRTLPTQSKIVLFSIILLEKNGVHNINTGEVFNIYKRLCEEIDADVLTQRRVTDLISELDMLGIVNAVVVSKGRYGRTKEMNLSVPIDETEAVLLSDSRLGDIDNVQPFVQARFDND
- a CDS encoding S24/S26 family peptidase; protein product: MSPGDRRSPGDEDSGESAQDSSGKPAQESNEGSTQESSAEIDDRSAENGRAESTDHLRDDDQRVTDEQQATGNFQSHTASQESESLWRRFRTARDGPLLLLREVLISGGIVLLIGLVLFGISGVWPPMVAVESESMEPNINQYDLIVVSEPGRFAAEEADRKGVVTAASVSDGEHESFNQPGSVVVYDDPSSFGPPIIHRAHFYVEDNENWYDRANPAYVSADNCAELTHCPAPHAGYITKGDNNASNSQYDQANGIAPVVRPEWVTGIAQVRLPHVGYIRLALTGAASFGPLFPAGISAVGASTAYAIGRRQIWEN